The following proteins come from a genomic window of Polyangia bacterium:
- a CDS encoding helix-turn-helix domain-containing protein, translated as MFLSAKEIDRLRVIRLVSERHLTRARAGGLLGIGVRQVSRLLQAYLRDGAAGLASRKRGRVGNRKLPAAVEARVVALSRRFYRQLGPRLVRDKLAEQHGIKLAKETVRKILSRAGLWLPKTRPFSN; from the coding sequence ATGTTCCTGAGCGCCAAGGAGATCGATCGCCTGCGCGTGATTCGGCTGGTCTCGGAGCGCCATCTGACCCGCGCGCGGGCCGGCGGCTTGCTGGGGATCGGCGTGAGACAGGTCTCAAGGCTTCTCCAGGCTTACCTGCGTGACGGCGCCGCCGGCCTCGCTTCCCGTAAACGCGGCCGAGTCGGAAATCGAAAGCTTCCCGCTGCGGTCGAGGCTCGGGTGGTCGCCCTCTCGCGCCGGTTTTATCGGCAGCTCGGTCCCCGCCTGGTGCGGGACAAGCTGGCCGAGCAGCACGGGATCAAACTGGCAAAAGAGACCGTTCGAAAAATTCTCTCCAGAGCGGGCCTTTGGTTGCCAAAGACCAGACCATTTTCAAATTAG
- a CDS encoding DUF1552 domain-containing protein has translation MKSETKMKSDLFRYVPRRSFLAGVGTTAAGSLLRPLFAAAAGTSPTRLLIVHRPCGTFPTAFFPQGGNATTFTLPSILQPFAPLQDQMVILNGIYCPRDHGWAGDQHGAGMITMMSGKRPIEIPGTNSGGDANAKNQMAAGLSVDQFFLQQPSLGFQNVPVSAGIQSTAYPPSSIGLPNFKVMSYGTAGAMFPESRDSVLFSNIFGGAMANASPQDLARMRTQNTSVLNFVNKDLTRLRGLVPKSQTTKLDAHLDGISKLQARLTSTPTIPIAGTSCTPPVDAALPAPTGDTTQDEAQHKTLAQNQLGIILAAFQCDLARVATFSFAHGNSALRFSKILPGFTDGAGHHDISHNMGATNEHAAIDTFYSQMMADFLTKMKATPDGAGTLLDNTVVVYFNECCYGWDHSIENMPVLMFGGKNLKLQTGKHLQFGMRYMNDVWVAIANALGMPMATFGDTAFSKGAVPGLFG, from the coding sequence CCACCGCCGCCGGATCGCTGCTGCGGCCGCTGTTCGCTGCGGCCGCTGGCACGTCGCCGACGCGCTTGCTGATCGTGCACCGGCCGTGTGGAACGTTCCCGACCGCGTTCTTCCCGCAGGGAGGCAACGCCACCACCTTTACCTTGCCGTCGATCCTGCAGCCTTTCGCGCCGCTGCAAGATCAGATGGTCATCCTGAACGGCATCTACTGTCCGCGCGATCATGGCTGGGCCGGCGACCAGCACGGGGCGGGCATGATCACCATGATGTCGGGCAAGCGCCCGATCGAGATCCCCGGGACCAACTCGGGCGGCGACGCCAACGCCAAGAACCAGATGGCCGCGGGCCTCTCGGTGGATCAGTTCTTCCTGCAGCAGCCGTCGCTGGGCTTTCAGAACGTGCCGGTGTCCGCCGGCATCCAGTCAACGGCCTATCCGCCGTCCAGCATCGGGCTGCCGAACTTCAAGGTCATGTCTTACGGCACGGCCGGCGCGATGTTCCCGGAGAGCCGCGATTCAGTGCTGTTCTCGAACATCTTCGGCGGCGCGATGGCCAACGCCTCGCCGCAAGACCTGGCGCGGATGCGGACGCAGAACACCAGCGTCCTCAACTTCGTGAACAAGGATCTGACCCGGTTGCGTGGGTTGGTGCCGAAGTCGCAGACGACCAAGCTGGACGCGCACCTGGACGGCATCTCCAAGCTGCAGGCGCGCCTGACATCGACGCCGACGATTCCGATCGCGGGCACCTCCTGCACGCCGCCCGTCGACGCGGCCTTGCCCGCTCCCACCGGTGACACCACCCAGGACGAGGCGCAACACAAGACGCTGGCCCAAAATCAGCTGGGGATCATCCTGGCGGCGTTCCAGTGCGACCTGGCCCGGGTGGCGACGTTCAGCTTCGCGCACGGCAACTCGGCGCTGCGCTTCTCGAAGATTCTGCCCGGCTTCACCGACGGGGCAGGCCACCACGATATCTCGCACAACATGGGGGCCACCAACGAGCACGCCGCCATCGACACGTTCTATTCGCAGATGATGGCCGACTTCCTGACGAAGATGAAGGCCACTCCCGACGGCGCGGGCACGCTGCTGGACAACACGGTGGTCGTGTACTTCAACGAGTGCTGCTACGGCTGGGACCACTCGATCGAGAACATGCCGGTGCTGATGTTCGGCGGGAAGAACCTGAAGCTGCAGACCGGAAAGCACCTGCAATTCGGCATGCGCTACATGAACGACGTCTGGGTCGCCATCGCCAACGCCCTGGGCATGCCGATGGCGACGTTCGGAGACACCGCCTTCAGCAAAGGCGCGGTTCCCGGCTTGTTCGGCTAG